The Lepidochelys kempii isolate rLepKem1 chromosome 2, rLepKem1.hap2, whole genome shotgun sequence genomic interval CATGGGCTCAGAGTGATTGCTGAGgaggctctgtctcctgcacaaacAAGCTTTATCCTCATTGTTGAGAGTCCCATGGTGCCAGAGGAATGGAGTTGTCAATCAAGGTTTGCATCCTGGAGCTTTAGGTTCTTTTAGATACCCTGGGTCCAGGCTATGACGATgaggaccaagaccttgaaccTGATTCGATGTTCTTGGGGAAGCCAGCATCATGAGCAGAGGAGAGGAGTAACGTGTTCCTGGCAGCCAGTGTTGCTGTGCTCCCTACCATCCTCACGGACCCACTGTGGGGATGGAGATTGCAATCGCGATCAGCACTGCTGGCACAGAGACAAGCAGAGCTCCTGGAGGTGAACATGAAATGCTCTTAGGGCTTGTGGCAGGGAGGGCTGTGAGAGAGGGAGCGACAGGAAAAGCAAAGCACATTTTCAGGCATCAGAAAGTGGCAGGAGACACAGGAGGGCCCCACTCATTTGACTGAAGCTACAAACAGATGTGGGGTAGGACCCTGATTATTTAGTTGTCtaactgtagtgcctaggagccctagtcatggacctaGGTGTGCTAGGTGTTGGACAAACCCTTACTTGGGTCAGTTGCGCCAGAGGCTACCCGCGGCTTTTGGCTCAAGCCTCCTGAGGGAAAGAGAATCAACAGCAGCGGAGACCACACATGGGAATCACCCCTGCCAGCATTTGACAACGAagctccctcttccccagccactTGTGCAGTCTGAAATAACTCTGGATCTGCCCCCTCACCACAGCCTATGAAACAGACCCCAGCACAAAGCCATGTCGTCTTCCACACCATGTCCCACAAGGAGCATCACCGCTACAAAGCCAGGATTACACATATGCTCCCTCCAGGGTAGGAGGAGGCTACTACGAAACAGATCCAACCATTAGTAAGAATTCCTGGCCCAGTGCAGAGTTAGAACAGACTGACAGAGATGCGGCTCTTTTTATCTTTATTAGGGTCAACTCAGCACTTGGCCACCAGCATCAGAGAAACCGTCTGGGAATGGATATGTCTGAAGAATCAGTCAGGTTATGTATCGGCATAACAAAGTAAAGGGTGCCTTCTGCTGGCTGGGAAATGGCACACATCCATGTTCCTCCACGATCTAATACTACTTTACATTTTGGCAGCACCGAAGTCCAAGGGTCTAAAGGCCTCACCATCTTCCTAGAGAGGCAAGTTTGGcttattcccattttaaagatgggaccCTGAGGTTCCTAACTCGAGACCCCTTGGTCCTgatttgcagagctgctgcgcTCCCACAACTTGCACGATAGCTCGagtcaggcacccaaaattagaggctgcttttgaaaatgagtcTAAGTAATATGTCCAAAATTAATGACAGTGActggaaaagaacccaggaaacCCAACTCCCCTGCTGTAACCAGCTGATAACACTGTCTAGCTAAGAGCATGGAACTACCCTGTGACTGTGTCAGACAGAGGTTCATGGGGGTCTGAGCTCAAAAGGTTACAAATTCTACCTTCACTTCTGCATCAGCGCATTTAGACAACCAGGGCACCCGTgtctggctgcagctctgtgaTTTTACTGTGTGCAGCACTCAGAGCCCTTCCTGTTACGTAAGGAGCACAGGCCATCACTTATGGGCCATAAAGTGCACTTATAAATGAAAAGCAGAGACCAGCTGTGGGGAACAGAACATTTACTCTGTCTTGGTAGAAGGGAAACAGAGTGTCCTTCTCTCTAAACATCCCTCAGTCAGCCTCCCATTTTGAGCAAACTCTGGGCCCAGATGTAGCCTCTCCTGAAACCTGACAAATGCTAGGCCCAGAGACACATAGGCCACCTGGTCCCTCCCAAGGCAACACATAGTCTCTTCATGCTATACACCCCCTCCACTGACACCATTAGATACGAGAGAATCCAGGTTCTCCTTTCTGTTCCCTTCACCATCAGTCTTTACAGTAACCACGTGTCCGAGTGCTGAACACAGTAGCATGATTGCAGCAGCAAGGCATTCAGCTCCTTGTATGTCTGCTCCCGCCAGTGCGGCAGCAACACCTGGTTGTTGAACACCCGAAGGTTGGGCGTGCCACTCCGTAACAGGCTGTACAGACAGGACCAGCGGCTCTGAAGAGACAGCCTCGTCCTCCGGTTCAGGATGATGCCCCGAACCGTCTTCTTGATCCTCAGCACTCTCAGGGAGGGCAGGTCGAGGTGACAGAACACCAGGCCACGGCTCTGGGACACGTCCAAGTACTCCAGGGATCTGGATTCCAGAGAATAGGAGATGCCCAAGTCTTTGACTGGCACCAGCACATGAAGGATGAGAGTTTTGAGGTTGGGTAGGGCTTTGGTGAGATCTTGCATGATCTCTGGGCAAACCCCTTTGAAGCTCCAGAAGTATTTCAACTCTAAGGTGTGAAGCTGCTGGAACTGGGTCAGCATGGCAACTGAGTATGCAGACCAGTCAAAGGGCAGCTTCATCCTGGTGAGCTTTGGAGATCTCTGGATAAACTTCTCCAGAAGGGTCTGGAAGTTGCTGAtctggtccattttggtcaggcTGACCTGAGTCATACTGCAGGTGCCTGGCGGGTAGAAGTCTGGGGGTTCCAAGTGAGTCAAGGTCCAGTTGagctccagctcctgcagctccccacagtgGACAGTGTCCAAGAAGCGTGAAAGGAAGTCAGCCCATTTGGTCTTCTGGTCACCCAAATCAAAGCTGGCCCTGAGGACTAACAGGCTAGCACTGCGAGAGCTCAGGTGATAGGCATACTGGTGGACCCACTCTTTCCATCTCTCAAATTCTCTGGCAGAAACCAGCACCAAATCCATGCCTGACTGGAAGGCCCCCAGTCTCATGAAGTCAGCCACCCTCCAGAGCCTGGGGGTGCGGATCAGCTTGCTCCAGGCTTCACAAACCAGGGCAGCTGTGCACTTCTCCACCTcggaaaggaaagagaagacaTGGAGCTGACAGTCCACTGGCAGGAAGCTGAAGGGAAAGTAGGCTGGACTCCTAGTCCTGCGACTCAGCTGCATGCGGCACCCTGAGCCCGCCCTGGCCACGACTGGGGTTCCCGTGGCAGTGACCGCAGCCAGCTGAGGGGGGGCCGCACGCTGACAATGTTTCCTTTTCCGAGGCATCGTGCCCAGCCAGCCACAACCCAGGCCCCACCCAAGGCAGAAGGTCAGTGGCAATGATGCTCAACTAGGCACGTCCGAGGGAGGCGTGGCTGGCTGAGTCCTGCTGAGAGAGCACGACACCCTGTTACACAGGACGGACCAGAAACCCCCATCAAACCCCCCCTCCAAACTTCACAGCACCCGGTGCCCTGCAGCCAGATGGCTCAATCGCTctgggatcgggggggggggggcatggcctccCTGTTGTCTTCCACCTTCCTCTCTGGATTGctacccatccccctcccccaaccctacCTCCCCAGCTTGCCCGCTTCGGACCGACCGACCTCTCCACCCCCCCTCTGGCAGTACtgctttctgccccccccccggcagagcccttcccccagcctcccagagcagcccctcccccagcctcccagagtagcccctcccccagagcagcCCCATATCCTCCCCTCGtacagccctgaccccctcccacatacCTGCTCCCCCGCCCCGGGCTCTGAACGGCCCCTCCCCTTGCTGCCCGCATTGTTACGGGCTCTTCCGGGTGCCCAGCCCACACAGCGGCGCGCTCCCTGTAGACGTCATCAAATAGCGACAGGGGCCGGAGCAGCGGAGAGGTGAGGCCAGAGCGTCCCTCCGGCGCGCCCCTCGCCCCCTGCTGGCGGGCCCCGGCACCGCCCGCCCCTAGCAGAGGGAGTCAAGTTCCCCGGGGCGGGTCaatgcccccccccactccgcAAGGCGCATCCCCAGGGTCCCCCACGGCTGGGCCCCgagctccccgccgccccccccctgCAAGGCCACGGAGGGtcgccaactttctaattgcagaaaaccgaacaccctgccccgccccttctctgaggccccacccatgcACCGCCCCTTCCTTaatgccccgccccttctctgaggccccgccccttctctgagatcccgccccttctctgaggctgcACCTATACACCGCCCCTTCCTtaatgccccaccccttctctgaggccccacccatgcACCGCCCCTTCCTTAATGCCCCACCCCTtatctgaggccccgcccctgctcactccatctcccctcactccctccccatGGCTCATtctcaccgggctggggcaggggctggggcgcGGGCGGAGATGACAGTACGCCAGGAGGGCAAGAGCCAGTACGTAGCCTCACCCACTTTCCCATTAGGTCGTTCACCCTGTCGACATATTCGTTACTACTCACACCAGCACCCCGCTTAAGAGTTCTAAATTTCACCCTGTATGTATGGGGGCAAAATGTCCTCTCCTTTGGAATGGGGCTGAGGAATTCCCTGAGACCGGAACTGCAGTAACGTGCTGCATACCAACCAGCCCTTAGTGGCTCGGATGAGAACAGATGCCACCTATAATAAGCCTGTGCTTCCTCCAAGCGGAGGGTCTCCAAGTCATGAATCAAGCATTTATAACTCCACTGGGAAGTTGGTCAGTATCATTAAccccatggggaaactgaggcacataaagtGGAGGCACTTTACCTGAAGGCTCAGCAAGTCAGGGAATGAGCTACGGATTGAAGCCTGGAGTCCTGACTCTTAAGACTGGGTTCCAAACATGAGACCACCTTGACATCTAGaaatgggagtagaacccaggtgtccttgTAACGctgcctgcagtgactcaagagcatgagaccctacctcagggcagactgttaggaaccagGGCAAAAACCCCACATTGATTGTGAATTCTATACTTGGATTTCACCAACCAgttatcaagtgtgaactcctcagacactataacagccttaccatggagtcacagacaggccTGTTGGATACTCCGATCTATTGCACCACCCTGGTGAGcctacctttgtgatagatggtctcttacaccaagaatcacagcaatattcaggttactcccaatcccaaaggatcagtcatttaccccaggtcaattgcaccctaggtctcacaccaaagacaacgctcgTAGCCAATCCTATAAAAATCTgtataaagatttattaaataagaaaaggaaattagagcgttatttacaaggttaaagcaggtaacaaTAGATACACAAATTTGCTACAAACTTAAACTTCAAAAgttaatagaagcttctataataagcaagtaTTGTACGTCCTTTAGGGCTAGCCCAGGCTGAGCCGCTGGGAAATCTCTTGTTTGtgaagaacaaatcgtgtcaaaccaacctgacagctttctttgacagggtaacaagccttgtggatgtggggggggggaagcggtagatgtggtgtatcttgactttagtaaggcttttgatactgtcttgcatgacctcatcaacaaactagggaaatgcaacctagatggagctactacaaggtgggtgcataactggttggaaaatcattcccagagaggtgttatcagtggttcacagtcatgctggaagggcacaacaAGTGGGGtaccgcagggatcagttctgggtctggttcttttCAGTATCTTcagcaatgatttagataatggcatagagagtacacgtataaagtttgcagatgatactaagctgggaggggttgcaagtgctttggagggtaagattaaaattcaaaatgatctggacaaactggagaaacggtctgaagtaaataggatgaaattcaataaggacaaatgcaaagcgctccacttaggaaggaacaatcagatgcacactgtgacgctctgtacctcggaggaacaccctgcaccctctatgttcatctttataaaatgattctGTGGTATCCAAttcaaagtttgtcatgttgctCATggtgcactgagcattgttgttacagtaatgttatacgttataatttcatatatatagttatgaggctgaaactgtatcctcatggcttaaaataagcccaggaaAAAACTCTCCAAGGGCAGacaggcagttcacacctctgtgacgaagcgggactgttcttaatgtttcctctgaatagcgtgagggtacctcagtttcccctaggcagttcttaagtctcttggtggggggataagggtgtatgatcgttgcagagccctagagggcaggtgtgtgcaggggtctggacacagagaatggccgacaccctgtttcctggcaactgatggccttgCCCTTCCCcccgcaaggtgagagctaaagggttggagacaaagagatcaggtgacctcctggcccgggaaagggataaagcccagaggaggaggagctggagagagtttcagttgggggctggcagggacatggagtgaagtgcagatgtggttgtctggctcactgccccccaaaatggacccagctgaggggtcctgttctccgcacctacaagctctgtgttagaccatgttcctgtcgtctaataaaccttctgttttaccggctggctgagagtcacgtctgactgcggagttggggtgcaggaccctctggcttccccaggaccccgcctgggcggattcgctgtgggaagcacatggaggggcagaggatgctgaatgctccaaggtcagacccaggaaggtggaagttgtgtcagttgtgtgtcctgaagacagtctgctcacagacaggagacttctccagagtcctgactggcttcatagggagcagttccagagcatcgcccggggactccgtgacaacctcATCAGGGAAGGTATggaacaaacccagcccagcctcacaggaacaaagggcactggcctaggcagcaacaaaagaatctgttagagtCTCAAGGGAGTCAcctcccttcctttggtcagtttggaactgcgatgaggtaatgcttacCTGCCTCTGAAGGGGGGTGGTatagccaagagggaagaaaggacatgataaaagggagagacatatgccatgctctctctcttccacttacatctacagacaccacaccaagccactgaagcgctgatcaaaggggagagcctggctgaagagcaaccagccagcctgtggtgagaagtatctaagtttgtaaggacattgaaagtgttaagatcagcttagaatgcggtttgcttttatttcatttgaccaaatctgacttacgttttgacttataatcacctaaaatctatctttgtagttaataaatctgtttgtttattctacctgaagcagtgcgtttggtttgaagcgtgacagagactccccttgggataacaagcctggtgcatatcaatttctttgttaatttgacaaacttatataagcttgcagtgtccagtgggcattactggacactgcaagatggttTGGGTCTGGGACCGGaggtattggctagtgtcatttggttacacaatccaaggagcagcttacatgccagaggctgtgcatgaacagcccaggagtgggggttctcacagcagagcggGTAacgctggctcccagagtcaaagcttggagtgacctagcagatcaccagtccagacaacaccagaggggaatatCACACtcacatagaaaatgggaaatgactgcctaggaaggagtactgcagaaagggatctgggggtcatagtggatcacaaacgaaatatgagtcaacagtttaactctgttgcaaaaaaaacaaacatcattctgggatgtattagcaggagtattgtaagcaggacacgagaagtaattcttccactctcctcctcactgattaggcctcaactggagtattgtatccagttctgggcatcacatttcaggaaagacgtggacaaattggagaaagtccagagaagagcaacaaaaatgatgaaaggtctagaaaacatgacctcttaGGGAAGATTgtaaaaactgggtttgtttagtctggagacgagaagactaagagggaacatgataacagttttcaagtacataaaaggttgttacaaggaggagggagaaaaattgttcttcttaacttctgaggacaggacaagaagcaatgggcttaaattgcagcaagggcagtttaggttggacattaggaaaaacttcctgtcagagtggttaagcactggaataaattgcccagggaggttgtggaatctccatcattggggatttttaagagcaggttggacaaacacctgtcagggatggtctagataatacttagtcctgcaatgagtgcaggggactgaactagatgacctctcaaggtcccttcccattctatgattctatgaaacccttgcatcttctcccccaccccccgccgacccctcctccccaaagcagcatagagataccTTGTTCCTTTTGTTTGGGGGTGTTATCCGCATCCTGCCATGTACTCTGAGATGCAAACTCAGCAGGtgggaggaatccacttgcatgactcatcttcatggGGGCAAGCAGAACACAGTCCTTTGTCTTCTTTATCAGCCCACAATAGTCCATCTGTGTCGATGGACCTTTTGTGTTGGGCAGGGCATAACACCATCTCTTGGAGCTCTGCActtcacactagttaatgtctctctcctgcctgGTAATTTACtgtcacagaggctcacaatgcaaccttacaatatgggatacCGATGTTATAagtgagggcaagtctacactagtCAACCCAAGTTACCTCGACATATAGCCAATTGAATCGGTTTTTATGCGTCCACACTATGCCTCTGTGTCggtggtgtgtgtcctcaccaggaatgcttgcactgatttaactgccagcgtggggcattgtgggatgatttatgaaaggcagcaacagttgatgtaagcaacacaCAGTTAAAGCAGGTAACcatacactgacactgcatcatcctaactacatcaacctaagtGCTACGCTGCTCGCGGAGATGGAGTTATTACGTCAATGTAGTGAGCaagttacatcggtgggagcgACATTTTAgcgtagatgcttacagagttaggtcaatgtaggCTGCCTTATGCCGACCTAACTGTAATGTAGGCCAGGTCTGAGATTAATGCCAGCAAcaactcacaagcattccatGAAGGctaaacacaaaacacaatctTATCATTCTAACACTTAGTTGCACAGTACCAAGGTGAGCCAGGCTGATTCCAACcgtgtatttgtcagtgttcagccGAGATTTGGGGACTTTGGCATGAGcaggcacctggtctgccagcctcacagtcctgattcccaggcctTGCCCAAACCTGGAGATAGAACCTAGGAGCTCTGCTCTCAGGGCCTGCATCCTTGGGTCCCATGGGATGTGATGAGAAAGGTGAGCCCCTCCCCTCAGTTTGGTAATGAGTCACTGAGCACTGTGGGGCCCCCTGTAGCAGAAAGCCCCCTCAGGAAGGATGGGAGCTGGAAAGAGGCGGCTGACAGGCTGGGCAGCGAGATGAAGAGACCTCTCTGCAGCCCTTTGCTCGTCCCTTTTGTGCCCTGCTCCCTGGGGAACTGGCAAAACCATGTTCTGGCTGTCAGGGAGATTTACGAGGGGAGCAAATAGTTATCGCCTGGTTCCTGCCATTAACTTGCCTGCCTGACAGCTCCCACGCTgaccggtgggccagcctgtattccaccttggccCCACGGCCCACCGGGGATATTGGTTGGCGACTCCTTCACGGAGCCGTGAGCATGGACATGTATCTGGCGCGGTTCACCCCGTCCCTTTTGtggcatgagggagaccctggcgcacGTTTACCTTGAGTGTGCCGGGTTGCAGCCTctattccagctcctcctggACCTGCTGTTGTGTTTTTGgctgcactcccccccccccccccggcaatcGTCTTATATTCGCACATCCTGTCGGTGACGCCACAAAGTCGTGGAACCTCCTTGTCAATTTCCTCCTAGCAGTGGCCAAAGTGGCCGTCTAGAGCCCCAGGGAGAGGCTgttggttggggggcgggggggctctgcgACTCTGGGGCATATTTCTGTTCCACGTGCTGCTCatgtatctgggcagagttcctttCAGCggcgtccgctggctcccttgacaccttcacAGATCAGTGAGCGccgtccggggttctctgctcagtgtccccttcaGATTCCCCACTTTTGACCCTCACACctgtcctttttattttttctgttgtcCGTCCCCGTCCCGGTCTCAAATAATAATTTGAGTCCAGGGCACAGTGGCTCCTccccataggctgggggagggtcctTTAGTCTCCCAGAACCCAATATGAGCTCCCACGCTGAGACCTCTCCCCGGGATGGAGCTCCCTCATTCCTCCTATTTAGCCTTCCGCTCTCTTGCGGTGcatttggggctggggggaggtgtCTGATGTCCAGGGTATCTCTCAGGGCAGGGGTAGCTCCTCTCCACGCACATACTGCCCCCTGCCAGGGCACCTTCACCCTGAGCTGTAGGGGCCTTGCTTTGGGGTTGCCACCCTTCAGCGACAGCTCTCAGACCCCCACCCGCCCCTCGCCAGGCTGGGCGAGGGCAGCAGATCCCCTGCCGGGAGTTTGGAGGCCAGCAGGACATCTGTGCCTCCGGGGTCACCATCTCTGCCATGCTGCTCACCAGTGTGGCTCAGGGAGCTACCTGCAGGCAGGACACCCGCGTCGCGCTGCTTTCTGCTGCCCCCCCAGGGCCCCCACAGGGGCAAGGAGGTGGGCTGGCCTGGCGGGGTGCATGGGGTCCGGCGCCTCGGCATCAGCCATACTGACCTTCTGATGCCCCaccctcacgccccccccccccgttcatttccactgtcacggagtccctgggcgatgctctggaactgctccccatgaagccagtcaggactctggggtagttgcctttctgtgagcagcctgtcttcaggacacacagctcacacagcttccaccttcctgggtctgacctcggagcattcagcatcctctgcccctccgtgcacttccccccagtgagtccactcaggtggggctcctggggaagccagagggtcctgcacaccaactccgcagtcagacgtgactctcagccagccagtaaaacagaaggtttattagacgacaggaacatggtctaaaacagagcttgcaggtgcagagaacgggacccctcagctgggtccattttggggggcagtgagccagacaaccacgtctgcacttcactccatgtcccagcc includes:
- the LOC140906281 gene encoding uncharacterized protein, which gives rise to MPRKRKHCQRAAPPQLAAVTATGTPVVARAGSGCRMQLSRRTRSPAYFPFSFLPVDCQLHVFSFLSEVEKCTAALVCEAWSKLIRTPRLWRVADFMRLGAFQSGMDLVLVSAREFERWKEWVHQYAYHLSSRSASLLVLRASFDLGDQKTKWADFLSRFLDTVHCGELQELELNWTLTHLEPPDFYPPGTCSMTQVSLTKMDQISNFQTLLEKFIQRSPKLTRMKLPFDWSAYSVAMLTQFQQLHTLELKYFWSFKGVCPEIMQDLTKALPNLKTLILHVLVPVKDLGISYSLESRSLEYLDVSQSRGLVFCHLDLPSLRVLRIKKTVRGIILNRRTRLSLQSRWSCLYSLLRSGTPNLRVFNNQVLLPHWREQTYKELNALLLQSCYCVQHSDTWLL